One Roseburia rectibacter DNA window includes the following coding sequences:
- a CDS encoding glycosyltransferase, with the protein MKKKILFVINTLGGAGAEMALLELLEKLIKENEKTKDVQYEISLYVLMGQGELVKRLPGEVILKNKSYQPLSVLQKEGRYFMYRTILKTMFVRGTIFRLMPYLLSLLADMLKKRKILPDKLLWRVLSDGGERFAEEYDLAVAYLEGGSAYYVADHVHAKKKAAFIHIDYTKAGYTRKSDRDCYLKYDAVFPIGEEIKQQFLKVYPECSGRTKVFHNIINTEKIKTKALQPGGFSDDFDGIRLLTVGRLTEQKSYPTAIRAMKMIKEKHKNVRWYVLGEGPKRRELERLIGSLGLQKDFILCGSVENPYPYYKGADIYVHATGFEGKSIAIQEAQTLGLPVIASESSREQIKDGVDGILCRLEPEAVSDAVCRMVEDVAMRKRYGEASLKKNVVFEKDMELLTGLLSD; encoded by the coding sequence ATGAAAAAGAAGATATTGTTCGTAATTAATACGTTAGGCGGAGCCGGTGCGGAGATGGCACTTTTAGAACTGCTTGAAAAACTGATAAAGGAAAATGAAAAAACAAAAGATGTACAGTATGAAATATCTCTTTATGTCCTGATGGGGCAGGGAGAACTGGTAAAGCGGCTGCCGGGAGAAGTGATACTGAAAAATAAATCGTATCAGCCCTTGTCTGTTCTGCAGAAAGAGGGAAGATATTTCATGTACAGGACAATATTAAAGACCATGTTTGTCCGTGGAACCATATTCCGCCTGATGCCGTATCTTTTGTCATTGCTTGCGGATATGTTAAAGAAACGTAAGATTTTACCGGATAAACTGCTTTGGCGTGTGCTGTCTGATGGAGGAGAGCGGTTTGCGGAAGAATATGATCTTGCGGTTGCATATTTAGAGGGGGGATCGGCATATTATGTTGCAGATCACGTCCATGCAAAGAAAAAGGCTGCGTTCATACATATTGATTACACGAAAGCAGGATATACAAGGAAGTCAGACCGTGACTGTTATCTGAAATATGATGCTGTTTTTCCAATCGGGGAAGAAATAAAGCAGCAGTTTTTGAAGGTTTATCCGGAATGCAGTGGACGGACAAAGGTTTTTCATAATATCATCAATACAGAAAAAATAAAAACAAAGGCGTTGCAACCCGGTGGATTTTCTGATGATTTTGACGGTATCAGGCTTTTGACGGTCGGCAGGCTCACAGAACAAAAATCTTATCCAACAGCAATACGTGCAATGAAAATGATAAAAGAGAAACATAAAAATGTCCGCTGGTATGTTCTTGGGGAAGGACCAAAACGAAGGGAACTCGAACGGTTGATCGGGTCACTTGGCTTACAGAAAGATTTTATTCTGTGTGGATCTGTGGAAAATCCGTATCCGTATTATAAGGGTGCAGATATCTATGTACATGCAACCGGATTTGAAGGAAAAAGCATTGCGATACAGGAGGCACAGACACTTGGACTTCCGGTAATTGCGTCGGAGAGCAGCCGTGAACAGATCAAAGATGGTGTGGATGGTATTTTATGCAGATTAGAACCAGAAGCAGTCAGTGATGCTGTATGCAGAATGGTGGAAGATGTGGCAATGAGAAAACGGTACGGGGAGGCATCTCTCAAAAAAAATGTTGTCTTTGAGAAAGATATGGAACTGTTGACCGGGTTACTGTCAGATTGA
- the pelF gene encoding GT4 family glycosyltransferase PelF, producing MKVCIVAEGCYPYVVGGVSSWINSMIKSFPEIEFVVLSIVANRSYRGKFVYELPENVSEVYELYLEDYDWVEQKKNKKLHLNQTEYEALRSLLLNRNVEWDTLFTLFEKKEFSLNALLMGEDFLKAVRECYQLKYSQVVFSDFLWTMRSIYLPLFLTLKMELPKADLYHCVATGYAGVIGSMAKKRYGCALMVSEHGIYTREREEELIRAKWVGGIYKNIWIEQFKKMSLLAYRYADQVTCLYKHAMELQIELGCPAEKIKITPNGIDAQRFVRCLEEKREDDDMINIGAVLRIAPIKDVKTMIRAFAYAKKEAPKLALWIMGPSDEEKEYAKECLELVELLGVEDVIFTGKVDVTEYLGRMDMTILTSISEGQPLTILESFAAKKPVIATDVGNCRGLIYGEGDSFGEAGIITHIMNVEEIAAAMVDLARHREKRIGMGENGYRRLRSRYLVNDMRETYRQIYRQFEHADREQGKKGDV from the coding sequence ATGAAAGTATGTATTGTAGCAGAGGGATGTTATCCTTATGTGGTAGGTGGTGTGTCGAGCTGGATCAACAGCATGATAAAATCTTTTCCGGAGATCGAATTTGTGGTGCTTTCGATCGTGGCAAACCGTTCCTACCGGGGAAAATTTGTGTATGAACTGCCGGAAAATGTGTCAGAAGTTTATGAACTTTATCTGGAAGATTATGACTGGGTAGAACAGAAGAAAAATAAAAAACTGCACTTAAATCAGACAGAATATGAGGCGCTGCGATCCTTACTTTTAAACCGTAACGTTGAGTGGGATACATTGTTTACATTATTTGAAAAGAAAGAATTTTCACTGAATGCTCTTTTGATGGGAGAAGATTTTTTAAAGGCAGTGCGGGAGTGTTATCAGCTTAAGTATTCACAGGTTGTCTTTTCTGATTTTTTGTGGACGATGCGGTCCATTTATCTGCCGCTATTTCTGACCTTAAAGATGGAACTGCCCAAAGCAGATCTGTATCACTGTGTTGCAACCGGGTATGCAGGGGTGATCGGAAGCATGGCAAAGAAAAGATATGGATGTGCGCTTATGGTTTCAGAACATGGAATTTATACAAGGGAACGGGAGGAGGAACTGATCCGTGCAAAGTGGGTAGGTGGTATCTATAAAAATATCTGGATTGAACAGTTTAAAAAAATGTCACTGCTTGCATACCGGTATGCAGATCAGGTAACATGCCTTTACAAGCATGCCATGGAACTTCAGATCGAACTTGGATGTCCCGCAGAAAAAATAAAAATCACGCCAAACGGTATTGATGCACAGAGATTTGTCAGATGTCTTGAGGAAAAGAGAGAAGATGATGATATGATCAATATCGGGGCTGTGCTCAGAATCGCGCCGATCAAGGATGTGAAAACGATGATCCGGGCATTTGCTTATGCAAAAAAAGAGGCACCAAAACTTGCGTTATGGATCATGGGACCATCGGACGAAGAAAAAGAATATGCAAAAGAATGTTTAGAACTGGTGGAACTGCTTGGTGTGGAAGATGTGATCTTTACGGGAAAAGTTGACGTGACAGAGTATCTTGGCAGAATGGATATGACCATACTCACGAGTATCAGTGAGGGACAGCCGCTTACGATCCTGGAAAGTTTTGCTGCGAAAAAGCCGGTGATTGCAACGGATGTAGGAAATTGCAGAGGACTGATCTATGGCGAAGGGGATTCGTTTGGGGAGGCAGGGATCATCACACATATCATGAATGTGGAGGAGATTGCCGCCGCGATGGTAGATCTTGCACGGCACAGGGAGAAGAGAATCGGTATGGGAGAAAACGGTTACCGGAGACTAAGGAGCCGGTATCTTGTAAATGACATGAGAGAAACGTACCGGCAGATCTACCGGCAGTTTGAGCATGCAGACAGAGAGCAGGGAAAGAAAGGGGATGTGTGA
- a CDS encoding DUF2304 family protein, with protein MILKVLMIGFGIFLLIMDLFMYARQKLTDVIGLGWAIVSLALLVAGIVVSLDDVCYLWSGAKNIVLLMFAVFAVIILFLFKISMAVSVVVVKNQELAMQVSLLNQENERILQELKVLVDEKEDIVRN; from the coding sequence ATGATATTAAAAGTGTTGATGATAGGTTTTGGTATATTTCTGCTTATTATGGATCTGTTTATGTATGCAAGACAGAAACTCACAGATGTGATCGGACTTGGCTGGGCGATCGTTTCGCTGGCATTACTTGTGGCGGGTATCGTTGTAAGCCTGGATGATGTCTGTTATCTGTGGAGTGGGGCAAAAAATATCGTTTTGCTTATGTTTGCGGTGTTTGCTGTTATAATTCTGTTTTTGTTTAAGATCAGTATGGCAGTGTCAGTTGTGGTAGTAAAAAATCAGGAACTGGCGATGCAGGTATCGCTGCTCAATCAGGAAAATGAAAGAATATTGCAGGAGCTGAAGGTGCTTGTGGATGAAAAAGAAGATATTGTTCGTAATTAA
- the pelG gene encoding exopolysaccharide Pel transporter PelG: MAGIGVKLQKIYDRRTILANLAGFGYSTMVTIAPMFVVIGNVMLMSHFLGYETVGYARRGLFSGTVLYIFIFSLLVAAPFNAVLSRYMSDIIYEEKYEDILPCYEVGLFLNIVFGCLFAIPFCIREYLKGQVDLVFVFTGFCGFISLLLVFYSMLYLSICKDYQKISLFFLMGMAAAFGLAWLLVKVFHRDIIYSMLLSLTIGFFLTASISAATIKSYFKRNSHQYRKVLRYFKIYWHLVATNLLYTLGLYIHNFVFWTTDLKMTVADTFVYAPAYDMATCLAMFTNLSSTIIFISRVEMHFHERYKAYSEAVIGGRWEDINNAKNRMFRQLAAELMNLVRIQFIVSVVLYLLCVILLPGMGFSGLVMQIYPCLAAGYFILFLLYAELIFLYYFNDMTGALLTAVCFCMGTFFGTLFSKELPDLWYGAGLVMGSFLGFTVGYFRLRWVERHMDVHIFCQGELFKIKRGKKPSAKSYDRKEGIRA, translated from the coding sequence ATGGCTGGAATTGGTGTAAAACTTCAGAAAATATATGACAGGCGCACGATCCTTGCAAATCTGGCGGGCTTTGGGTACAGTACCATGGTTACGATCGCACCAATGTTTGTTGTGATCGGCAATGTGATGCTGATGAGTCACTTCCTTGGCTATGAGACGGTGGGATATGCGAGAAGAGGATTATTTTCAGGCACGGTACTTTATATTTTTATATTTTCCCTGCTGGTTGCGGCGCCGTTTAATGCTGTATTATCGAGATATATGTCCGATATTATTTATGAGGAGAAATACGAAGATATCCTGCCATGCTATGAAGTCGGACTGTTTCTGAATATCGTGTTTGGGTGTCTGTTTGCGATTCCGTTCTGTATCAGAGAGTATCTGAAGGGGCAGGTGGATCTGGTATTTGTGTTTACCGGATTTTGTGGATTTATTTCGCTTCTGCTGGTATTTTATTCCATGCTGTATCTGTCAATCTGCAAAGACTACCAGAAAATATCTTTATTTTTCCTGATGGGAATGGCGGCAGCATTTGGGCTTGCATGGCTGCTCGTAAAAGTCTTTCACAGAGATATCATATACAGCATGCTACTTTCACTTACGATCGGATTTTTTCTGACAGCATCAATATCAGCAGCAACCATAAAGAGTTACTTTAAAAGAAACAGTCATCAGTACCGCAAGGTGCTTCGCTATTTTAAAATTTACTGGCATCTTGTTGCAACAAATCTGCTGTATACGTTAGGACTTTATATACATAATTTTGTATTTTGGACGACGGATTTAAAGATGACGGTGGCAGATACATTTGTCTATGCGCCGGCATATGATATGGCAACCTGTCTGGCAATGTTTACGAATCTTTCGTCGACTATTATTTTTATCAGCCGCGTGGAAATGCATTTTCATGAGAGATACAAGGCTTATTCGGAGGCTGTTATCGGTGGAAGATGGGAAGATATCAACAATGCCAAAAACAGAATGTTCCGCCAGCTTGCCGCCGAGCTTATGAATCTTGTGAGAATCCAGTTTATCGTTTCGGTTGTGCTTTATCTGCTCTGTGTGATATTGCTGCCGGGAATGGGATTTTCAGGGCTTGTAATGCAGATTTATCCTTGTCTTGCAGCCGGATATTTTATTCTTTTCCTGCTGTACGCGGAACTGATTTTTCTGTATTATTTTAATGACATGACAGGAGCACTTTTAACAGCGGTATGTTTTTGCATGGGTACTTTTTTTGGAACGCTGTTTTCAAAGGAACTCCCTGACCTCTGGTATGGTGCGGGGCTTGTCATGGGAAGTTTCCTTGGGTTTACTGTTGGATATTTCAGACTTCGCTGGGTGGAACGACATATGGATGTGCATATTTTCTGCCAGGGTGAATTATTTAAAATAAAAAGAGGAAAAAAACCTTCCGCAAAAAGTTATGACAGAAAAGAGGGGATCAGGGCATGA
- a CDS encoding glycosyltransferase family 2 protein codes for MEMKKQKELLIIMPAYNEEKNIEAVLCELEKPEIASIADILVMNDASSDSTNWVVKAHGHTLVTHVFNLGYGSALQLGYKYAIRRKYKYVIQMDADGQHDVCNIPQIYERLRQKDADGRYPDIVLGSRFMEESSDFPVSMTKKLAYALFRKMIKMTTGRHIYDPTTGLQGLSRKAFLYYSKYKHFDDKYPDANMIIQMLLLGFKVEEIPAVMHNRQTGVSMHSGLKPVIYMFRMVFSIIGVVFRVKVLKIDAGAGKEDVFLEEQK; via the coding sequence ATGGAAATGAAAAAGCAAAAAGAGTTATTGATTATTATGCCTGCATACAATGAGGAAAAGAATATCGAAGCAGTGCTCTGTGAACTTGAAAAGCCGGAAATAGCGTCTATTGCCGATATTCTTGTTATGAATGATGCATCTTCGGATTCAACAAACTGGGTGGTAAAGGCGCATGGACATACGTTAGTTACGCACGTGTTTAACCTTGGTTACGGCAGTGCCTTACAGCTCGGTTATAAGTATGCGATACGAAGGAAATATAAGTATGTGATACAGATGGATGCAGACGGACAGCATGATGTATGCAATATTCCCCAAATTTATGAGAGACTCCGGCAGAAGGATGCGGATGGCAGATATCCGGACATTGTGCTTGGATCAAGATTTATGGAGGAAAGTTCTGATTTTCCGGTTTCCATGACAAAAAAACTGGCATATGCGCTGTTCCGTAAGATGATCAAAATGACGACAGGACGTCATATATATGATCCGACAACCGGACTGCAGGGACTTAGCCGGAAGGCATTTTTATATTATTCGAAATACAAGCATTTTGATGATAAATATCCGGATGCAAATATGATCATTCAGATGCTGCTGCTTGGATTTAAGGTGGAAGAGATACCGGCAGTCATGCATAACAGGCAGACGGGGGTCAGTATGCATTCCGGACTGAAACCGGTTATTTACATGTTTCGTATGGTGTTTTCAATTATCGGAGTAGTATTCCGTGTAAAAGTACTAAAAATTGATGCGGGGGCAGGGAAAGAAGATGTTTTTCTGGAAGAACAGAAATAA